AGGCCGGCCTGCAAGACATAGGCGAGCTTGAACTCTCCCGCGGTCTGGTCGAACACCCATTTCTGCAGGCCGGCGGCGGTCTGCGCGGCGGCCTTCGTGTAGAGATTCGAGGTCGCGTCATATTTGGTCGAGCCGTCGCCCTCATCCGCGACATAGATCGTCTTCTCGTCGGCGATCCACAGCCCGAAGGGGAAGACATTGGTCGTCGTCTTCGCCAATGTCGTGTTGAATCCTTTCAGAATGCACATGTTGTTGGGAAGGCCATCCGTCGCCAGCGTCGCCTCGTCATAGGCGAGCGGCGCGGTCGGCAGACCCGCGGAAGAGTTCGGAAGGCCAACGCCGGTAGGACATTGGAGCGGACGGCCATTGGCGTCGGTCCCCGTCGTGTCGACGAAATAGACCGTGTTGACGCCATTGCTGCCGCTGCCTTTGGTGAAGAACAGCGTGTTGTGGAAAATGGCGAGGCCGCGGAAATTGTCGTCCTTGCCGACCTTGTCGGGTTTCGTGTTGGCGGGCAGCTCGGTGATGTTGAAGCTCGCGACCGGCGTCGGCGCGCCCGGCTGCTGCGCGACGAGCGCGCGCTTTTCGGCCGCCATGATTTGCGCTCCGGCGCCGAGCACCACGCCCGCCGGCTGAGGATTGGAGCCGTTGCCCGCATTGCCGGCGGCGTAGAGCAAAGTCGTATTGCCGCGAGAATAGGAGATCGCCGCCCGGCCATTGTCGCCGGTGTAGGCGTTCGTTTTGGTGAAATGGAATTCGCCCTCTTTGTCGAGCGCTGCGACGACCCGATAATAGAGGTTGGGGACGGGATTGGTGGGATCGACAACGCTGGGCGTATTGGAGTTCGACACGTCGATCGCGTTCACCGGCGCGAGATAGCCCATGAAGGTGAGACGCTCGCCATCGGGCGACAGATTGAGCGCGAGCTCCGATCTGGACGAGAAGCTCGCCACGATCTGATCTTTAACCGACGAGACGCCGCGCTGCGAGCTGTTGGGCGCTTCCAGCGAACCGACGAGCGCGCCGTCGGGCGTCAGCTGATCGAGGATGATTTTCGACGTGACGCCGAAATAATCGTCCGAGAGAACATTGTTGAAGACGAATGGGAAGGTTCCGTCGTCGGTCGCGGCGACGCAGTTCGCCGGCGCGCAGTTCGGCGGCAGCGGAGCGCCGACCCGGATATTGTTCGGGTTGTTGTCGTAGACTGTTCGGCTGACCATCAAATTGCCGGGCCGCAGATGCGCGTTCTTGCCGTCTTCGGCCGCGGCGGCCCCGATCATGACCATGCTGTGAAATGAAATCGTCAGCGCGAGACGCGAAGCGCTCCCGCGGCAGAAGTTGAAACGGACGGCCACCTTGGCGCTCCCCCTCGAGAAAGCCGGTCGGGACGGTCGCCCGAGGCTACGGCGACGGGAGCTTGGCCGAGTCTCATGACAGTTTGTCGTCATCCTCGCGCCTTCCCGGATCGCGCGGCGCGAACACCCTGTCCGCTTGCTTCGACCCGGCCGGCCCGAGGCCATGGCGCGATCGCGGCTCGATCTCGGTTCCGCACTAGGTTGATCCTTAACCAGCGGTCTGAGACAAAGCGGCAGACGCCGCGCCGGGCGATTCGCGCCATGCGGCACAGGCCTCGTTTCGGAGACGCGTCAATGGCCTCGGCTTGCACCGCCGGACTGGACACTGGCTTCATCGAGCTCGGCTACGCCAAGGTCGCGGCGCTCGGCGTCGTCCAGGGCATAACCGAGCTCTTGCCCATCTCTTCCACCGCTCATATGCGCATCGTGCCGGCCCTGCTCGGCTGGAAGGACCCGGGCTCGGCTTTCTCCGCGGCGATGCAGCTCGCGGCCCTCGCCGCCGTCGTCAGCTATTTTTGGGGCGACATCCGCTCGCTCGCGATCGGCTCGACGCGGGCGCTGCTGCGGCGGGATTTCCGCGATTGGAGCTTCCGCTTCGTCGTCTGGATCGCGCTGGCGACCATTCCAATCGTAATCGCCGGCATCGCCCTCTCGCACACGCTCAACGCCTGCGGCTCGCCGCTGCGCAGCCTGCCGGTCATCGGCATCTCCTGCCTCGTCATGGCGGCGCTGCTCGCCATCGCCGAGCTCTATTGCAACCATTCGCGCACCCTCGATCATGTGAGCCTCAAGGACGCGCTGATCGTGGGCTTCGCCCAGGTCGGCGCGCTCATCCCCGGCGTCTCCCGCTCCGGCTCGACGCTGACCGCCGCCCTGTTTCTCGATTTGAAGCGCGAGCAGGCGGCGCAATTCTCCTTCCTGCTCGGCCTGCCGACGATCACCGTCGCAGGCGTGAAGGAACTCTACGAGCTCTACAAGGCGCATCTCGACGCGCAGGGCTGGTCGTTGCTCGCCGTCGGGCTCGTCGTCGCCTCCATTTCCGCCTTTGCGGCGATCTGGGGGCTGCTGCGTATCCTCGAGCGCTTCTCGGCCTGGCCCTTCGTCGCCTATCGGGCTTTCATCGGGATCGTGCTGCTCGTCGGCGCCTCGACGGGCCTGCTCGTCTGAGCGGCCCGCGCAGCGCCGCTTCCGGCTGAAATGGAGCGGCGAAACGGCGCGCCCGCGATCTTTCTTTTTTGTTCGCTTTGTCGGCGCCCGGCTCTTGCCGAACAGGGCCCTCGGGACCTAACATCGACCCATGGTCAAGATCGCCTCCTCCATTCGCCATGCCGGACCCGGCGACGCCGAGGCGATCACCCATGTACATGATCTTTCATGGCGTGACGCCTATCGTGGCGTGATTCCGGGCGGCGAGCTCGAGCGGATGATCGCTCGCCGCGGACCCCAATGGTGGGCGCGGGCGATCGTGCGCGGCAGCGGCATTCTGGTGCTGGAGTTCGGCCGCCCGATCGTCGGCTATGTCACCTATGGGCGCAATCGCGTCCCCTCCATGCCCTATTCGGGCGAGATCTTCGAGATCTATCTGCTGCCGGAATATCAGGGCCTCGGCTTCGGCCGTGAATTGTTCAACGCCGCCCGGCAGGAGCTGGCGGAGCACGGCTATCTTTCCACGGTCGTCTGGGCGCTCGCCGACAATGACAAAGCGCTCGGCTTCTATCGCCGGCTCGGCGGACTGCCGATCCGTCAGGCGGAGGAGCGCTTCGGAGACGATATGCTGACGCGCGTCGCGTTCGGATTCGTCTCCGCGCCCGTCCGCTGACATTCCCCCCACAGGAGCTTGCTGCATGCGTCTCGACGCCATCCAAATCGGCGCCAATCCTCCGTTCGAAGTCAATGTCGTGATCGAAGTGCCGCTCGGCGGCGAGCCGATCAAATATGAGCTGGACAAGGCCTCGGGGACCCTGGTCGTCGACCGCTTCCTCTACACGTCCATGCGCTATCCGGGCAATTACGGCTTCATTCCGCATACTCTGTCGGAGGACGGCGATCCATGCGACGTGCTGGTCGCCAACACGCGGCCGATCGCGCCCGGCGCCCTCATCGCCGTGCGTCCGATCGGCGTGCTCTACATGCGCGACGAGGCCGGCGGCGACGAGAAGATCATCGCCGTGCCGGCCCCCAAGCTCACCAAGCGCTACGAGAAGGTCGAGACCTACACCGACCTGCCGGAGATCACGACCCGCCAGATCGAGCATTTCTTCGCCCACTACAAGGACCTCGAGCCCGGCAAATGGGTCGAGTCCGCCGGCTGGGGCGACGCCGACGCGGCGCGCAAGATCATCGTCGAAGCGATCGAGCGTGCGAAGAAGGAATGAGGGCGCTAGGGAGTAGCGCCCTCACCGGCTGCCTTCTGCGTCACGAGAAGCCGTAACACTCGGGGCGCCGTCATTCGAGGAGCGAAACGACGAAGCAATCCAGGGGCCGCCCCGCGGCTCTCGATTGCTTCGCTCCGCTCGCAATGACGGCCCCGGCTTCCGCTCACACAGAACGACCGCCCACTGCCGACCGCCAGCTCACTTCGGCGGCGGCGGCGTGCGCGACACGCCGCCCCTGCGGAAGGCCTCGGGGCGATCCTTCTTCGGCACGCGGCCGTTTTCCGAGGCGGCGTAGAGATGCAGGGACTGGACGAGGTCCTCGACATCTTTCTCGGCGTCGAAATCGCCGAGCACGATAGTCCATTTACCCGGCGCGGCCATGGCCAGCGTGCAGGGCCTCGTGCAGACGCCGAGACATTCGACGGTTTCCACCGCGATGATCTCGCGATCCTGCGGCGTCAGCCGCGCCTCCAGCCGCTCGACGAGCTGCTGGCCGGGCCGCACCTCGGGCTCGTCCTTCTGACGGCACACGGTGCAGATATAGACGGTCATCTTATCGGACATGAATCCTCGCTTCGCGGGGAGCGGCGGCGCCGGCCCCCGACATTGAAGCGGGTCTTACACGCAGTTCACGGATCGCTCAACGCGGGCCGCCTCTCCCGTCAGGCGTCGATCGCCTCGAACGCTCGCGCCGTCGCACCCGCTTTGCGGCCCACACGCGCCTTGCGCTTCTTCCACCAGATATAGACTCCGGTGCCCGAGAGCATGGCGATGACGACGCCGAGCACGCTGACGAAGATCCGATAGGGCATGCCGAAGACGGCGGCCATATGCAGCGCCGCGAGCCAGCTGGTGATGGTGTTGCCGGTGTGCTGGCCGCTCGGCATGTCGAGGCCGACGAATTCGCCCGTATAGGCGTTGACCAGGACATAGGTTCCGCCGCCCTTGTCGCCGATGTCGCGCGTGGAGCGCACGCGATATTGATAAAGCCCCTTGTCGCGCAGCAGATAGAAGGCGTTCAGCGCCTCCACCGTGAAGCCATTGGCGCGGGCCTGCTCGTCCATCAGCCGCGCGCCGATCGCCTGCGCCTCCTCCCAGGGCAGAAGCGCCTTGCCCGGCGGCGGATCGATCTTGAAATCCCGCGCCCAGACCGAAGGCTCATATTCGAAGACGAGGCTGGTCGCCTTGGTGTAGACGCTGGTCAGATTCCAATACACGCTGGACCAGGCGAAGATCAGCAGCGCCGCCCACAGCCACAGCCCGCTCGCGCGGTGCAGATCGAAATTGATGCGGTAGAAGGAGCCGCGCAGCTTGACGAGCCAGGCCGGCTTCCAGCGCGCGAGCCAGCCGCTGCGGGCCTTTCCCTGGCCCGGCGGCGGCAGCGTGAGATAGAAGCCGACGAAGCAGTCGATGGTCCAGGCGAGCGCGATCAGCCCGAGAATCCACGCGCCGACCGTTCCCATCGCCAGCTCGTAATGCAGGCTGTAGACGAAGGGCATGATGGCGGCGGCGGTCGTCGGCAAGCCGCCCCATTTGAGGCGGCCGAGCTCCTCGCCGGTGACGCGGTCGAGAATGAGGCCGTCGAAGGCGAGCGGCTTGCCGTCCGGCTTCGGCTCGACGCCGATATGGGCGACGCCCGGCTCGCCGAGATAAGCGGCGTTGACGAGCGCTTCCGGCGCCAGAGCCTCGGCCCGCCGCAGCAGCGTCGCGGGGTCGAGCTCGATTCCCGGGTGAGCCCCCGGATGCACTTGCGGCGCGAGCAGATGGTCCAGCTCGGGCAGAAAGGCGAGCAGGCTGCCCGTCAATCCGACGATGATGAGAAAGACCGCCATGGTCAGTCCGACCCAGCGATGCAACCAGACAAAAAATGCGCGAGTCATCGAATGGCCTCCAGATGTCCGCATGAATTGGACGTGCGGCGCATCGACGCCGCGCCGCTCGCTTCATCCGCCGCTCCCGCAACCCAGCGTATGACGCCGCACGCGAAAAGCAAAGTGCAGGCGAGGAACACGATGAGCGGCGATATCGGGAAATTGTCCCGATATCGCGCGAGGATCACGCCGCGCGTCGATGGGGACGTTCAGAACTCCACTTTCACCGAGCCACGGAACGTGCGCGGCGCGCCGGGGATGAAATTCGCCGTCCCGCCGGAGGTCGTGTAATAGGTCACGTCGCCGAGATTCTTGACGTTCAGCTGGAAAGTGATCTTCCGCTTCTCGACCTCCAAGCTATAGCGCCCCATGAGATCGACGACCGTATAGGCTGGCAGAGCGAAGCTGTTCGCCTTGTCGACCTCCATCGTCCCGCGCGCGACGAATCCCGCGCCGAAGGCGAAGCCCCGCAGCGGCTCGAAATCCGGCTCATAGACGGCCCACAGGCTGCCGGCGTTGCGCGGCACGCCCCACCAATGATTGCCGACCTTGCCGCCCTGAATGTCGGAAATGATCCGCGAGTCGATATTGGCGTAGCTGCCGATGATCTTCAGCTCGGGAGTCACCTGTCCTTGAACGTCGAATTCGACGCCCGAGTTGCGCACGGCGCCGGAGACCTCCGAGACGCCGAAAGCTTGGCCGGCACCGAGAACCGGCGAGCGCACATTGCTCTTGACGATGTCGAAATAGGAGGCCGTCGCCGACAATCTGCCGTCGAGCAGCTCCACCTTCGCGCCGCCTTCCCATTGCCGCGCCTGCTCCGGCGGCAGCGGCGTGAGCGACGTGCTCACGCCATTGCTCATTCCGAAGCCCTCGACATAATTGCCATAGAGGCTCAGTTGCGGGAGTGGCCGCCACAACAGAGCGACTCGCGGCTTCACGGCGTCGGCCGCGAGCGAGGACGACGAGCTGGAATAGGCCGGATAAAAGGAGGTGAATGCGGTCGAGTTGCGCGCCGAATCATAGCGGAAGCCGGTCAGGAGCTGAAAGTCGAAGGGCAGCTTCACCTGATCCTGCATATAAACGCCGTACCAGCTCTCGCGATAGATGTCGTGTTCGGCCCATTCCGCCGCCGCGGTCGCAAATCGCCGCAAATCCATGCGCGTCGGAGAATAGAGATCGGTCGAAGGGACGCCGGAGAAATTGGCGGTCCAATTGTAATCGTCGTTGGTCTTGTAGCCGTCGGCGCCGACGAGCAGCGTATGCGCGAGGCCGAATGTGTCGAAATGGCCCGTGAGCTCGAGACTGGTGAAATAATTCTGCTCCTGAACGTTGAACATATAGAAGTCCCGCGCGAGCGGGCAGGACGCCGGCGAGCAATTGGCCGGGTCGGGATTATAAACGTCGACCCATGGGTTCGGAACGTCGCGGAGATCGATATCCAGTCGATGGACGATCTTCCAGTCGCTATCGAAGGCGTGCGAGAAATGATAGCCGAAGCGGAACTCCGACTTGGTCAGCAGCGCCGCGTCATAGGAGCCGAAGGTGCGCGACCTCGGAACCGCCCCGACCGAATTCCACGACTTCGGGACGCCGGAGCTGTAGATCCCGGGAATGCCGGTGTCCTGGGCGTCGCGACCGCGATAGAATTGCAGATAGACGGTCGCCGAGGTGTCCTGCGTCGGCTCGAAAGTGATCTTCGGCGCGACATAGATGTGATTATTGTGCAGCCCCTCGCGAAACGAGTCGGCGTTCTGATAGGCGGCGTCGAGGCGATAGAGCAGCGTCTTGTCCTCATTGAGCGGGCCCGTCATGCTCAATGTGGTGCGATATTCATTGTAGGAGCCGATGAGCTGCTGCATCTCGTAATGCGGCTCGGCCTGCGGCTTCTTCGTCGTCACCTCGACGAGGCCGCCCGGCTGCATGCGGCCGTAGAGGATCGAGGACGGCCCCTTGACGACTTCCACCTGCTGCACGTCGACCGTGTCGCGCGGCGGCAGAGGCGTGAACGGATTGACGCGGACGCCATCCTGATAATAGGCGTATTCGAGGAAGCCGCGAATATTCCATCCGCCCTGAAATCCGTTATAGGGCGCGACGAAGACGTTGCTGACGTTGCGCGTCGCCTCCTCGATCACCACGGCTTGCTGATCATCGAGGACCTGCCGCGGCACCACCTGAATATTGATGGGCGTGTCCATGATCGGCGTGTCGGTCTTCGTTCCCGAGCTGGCGTTCCAGACCTTGTAGGCGGATGGATCCTTCTGGCTGCCTTTCGCCGCCGGGCCAGTCGAGGCGCCGCGGCCGCCGCCGGCGGCCGCGATATCGATCTCGGGCAGAGCCTCCTGCGCTTGGGCGGAGGCGAGGGCGAGCATGAGCGCTCCGGCGGAGGCGCCGGACTGTAGCAGAGTGCGGAACATGGAAATCTCCTGGAACGGCTCGTCCCCGAGCCTCGTCTCGACATCGGCTTGGCGGCGGGTCCTCGCGGGCGCCGCGGATCGATCAGGAGAAGCGCGGCGGCGCCTGCGCCGACCAGGAGCTGGCCCAGCCCGCCAGGCGGCGCTCGGCCAGGGATTCGAAACCGAGCGCGCCGGCGCGGACGACGATCGACATCGGCGCGGGCGTCTCGAGCGCAGCGATGGGCGTGATCGGCGCATCGCCGGACTCGCCGCGTAGGCAGCAGTGCGACCTAGAGGAGTCGCAAGACGGCGCGCTATGACCGTCGCCGGAAGCGGGAATGCAGATCGTCGTCGCGGCGACGGCGCGAAAGCCGGGCGTCGCCTGCGCCGAAGCGCCGAAGCCGGCGAGGAGCGCGTGCAGGACCATCGCCAGCGCGGCGACGAGCATCGCCGCCGATTGCGTCGGCCCCACCCGCCTCCGATCTCCGCTCGACCGCACGACCACCCGCCGCTCTCCCGTCCGCCCCGGCGTCGCCGAGTTGCTGCGCTTCTGGTTTAGGCAGGTTCCGTCCCCTCAAAGTTACGCTTTTGCGCGCGCGCTCGAAAGCCTTGGAACTGTGGCAAAAACATCACGGTCGCGCCCCCGACGGGGCTTGCCAATGGCGCCCTTTTCATCGTGAATTCGACTGGACCTCAGGTTGCGGAGCGGCGCCCCTTGCGAATTTTGCTGGTCGAGGATCACGACGAATTGGCGAGCCGGATTGCGCGGCGCATCCGGCGCGCCGGCTATGCGGTCGATCATG
The sequence above is a segment of the Methylosinus trichosporium OB3b genome. Coding sequences within it:
- the uppP gene encoding undecaprenyl-diphosphatase UppP; the encoded protein is MASACTAGLDTGFIELGYAKVAALGVVQGITELLPISSTAHMRIVPALLGWKDPGSAFSAAMQLAALAAVVSYFWGDIRSLAIGSTRALLRRDFRDWSFRFVVWIALATIPIVIAGIALSHTLNACGSPLRSLPVIGISCLVMAALLAIAELYCNHSRTLDHVSLKDALIVGFAQVGALIPGVSRSGSTLTAALFLDLKREQAAQFSFLLGLPTITVAGVKELYELYKAHLDAQGWSLLAVGLVVASISAFAAIWGLLRILERFSAWPFVAYRAFIGIVLLVGASTGLLV
- a CDS encoding GNAT family N-acetyltransferase, encoding MVKIASSIRHAGPGDAEAITHVHDLSWRDAYRGVIPGGELERMIARRGPQWWARAIVRGSGILVLEFGRPIVGYVTYGRNRVPSMPYSGEIFEIYLLPEYQGLGFGRELFNAARQELAEHGYLSTVVWALADNDKALGFYRRLGGLPIRQAEERFGDDMLTRVAFGFVSAPVR
- the ppa gene encoding inorganic diphosphatase encodes the protein MRLDAIQIGANPPFEVNVVIEVPLGGEPIKYELDKASGTLVVDRFLYTSMRYPGNYGFIPHTLSEDGDPCDVLVANTRPIAPGALIAVRPIGVLYMRDEAGGDEKIIAVPAPKLTKRYEKVETYTDLPEITTRQIEHFFAHYKDLEPGKWVESAGWGDADAARKIIVEAIERAKKE
- a CDS encoding DUF1636 family protein; amino-acid sequence: MSDKMTVYICTVCRQKDEPEVRPGQQLVERLEARLTPQDREIIAVETVECLGVCTRPCTLAMAAPGKWTIVLGDFDAEKDVEDLVQSLHLYAASENGRVPKKDRPEAFRRGGVSRTPPPPK
- a CDS encoding PepSY-associated TM helix domain-containing protein, yielding MTRAFFVWLHRWVGLTMAVFLIIVGLTGSLLAFLPELDHLLAPQVHPGAHPGIELDPATLLRRAEALAPEALVNAAYLGEPGVAHIGVEPKPDGKPLAFDGLILDRVTGEELGRLKWGGLPTTAAAIMPFVYSLHYELAMGTVGAWILGLIALAWTIDCFVGFYLTLPPPGQGKARSGWLARWKPAWLVKLRGSFYRINFDLHRASGLWLWAALLIFAWSSVYWNLTSVYTKATSLVFEYEPSVWARDFKIDPPPGKALLPWEEAQAIGARLMDEQARANGFTVEALNAFYLLRDKGLYQYRVRSTRDIGDKGGGTYVLVNAYTGEFVGLDMPSGQHTGNTITSWLAALHMAAVFGMPYRIFVSVLGVVIAMLSGTGVYIWWKKRKARVGRKAGATARAFEAIDA
- a CDS encoding TonB-dependent siderophore receptor, with translation MFRTLLQSGASAGALMLALASAQAQEALPEIDIAAAGGGRGASTGPAAKGSQKDPSAYKVWNASSGTKTDTPIMDTPINIQVVPRQVLDDQQAVVIEEATRNVSNVFVAPYNGFQGGWNIRGFLEYAYYQDGVRVNPFTPLPPRDTVDVQQVEVVKGPSSILYGRMQPGGLVEVTTKKPQAEPHYEMQQLIGSYNEYRTTLSMTGPLNEDKTLLYRLDAAYQNADSFREGLHNNHIYVAPKITFEPTQDTSATVYLQFYRGRDAQDTGIPGIYSSGVPKSWNSVGAVPRSRTFGSYDAALLTKSEFRFGYHFSHAFDSDWKIVHRLDIDLRDVPNPWVDVYNPDPANCSPASCPLARDFYMFNVQEQNYFTSLELTGHFDTFGLAHTLLVGADGYKTNDDYNWTANFSGVPSTDLYSPTRMDLRRFATAAAEWAEHDIYRESWYGVYMQDQVKLPFDFQLLTGFRYDSARNSTAFTSFYPAYSSSSSSLAADAVKPRVALLWRPLPQLSLYGNYVEGFGMSNGVSTSLTPLPPEQARQWEGGAKVELLDGRLSATASYFDIVKSNVRSPVLGAGQAFGVSEVSGAVRNSGVEFDVQGQVTPELKIIGSYANIDSRIISDIQGGKVGNHWWGVPRNAGSLWAVYEPDFEPLRGFAFGAGFVARGTMEVDKANSFALPAYTVVDLMGRYSLEVEKRKITFQLNVKNLGDVTYYTTSGGTANFIPGAPRTFRGSVKVEF